Proteins encoded by one window of Nitrincola iocasae:
- the cas2e gene encoding type I-E CRISPR-associated endoribonuclease Cas2e → MAMLTVVTESVPPRLRGRLAVWLLEVRAGVYVGDVSRKIREMIWFQVTELAEDGNAVMIWATNTESGFDFQTYGENRRIPVDYDGLRLVSFLPPK, encoded by the coding sequence ATGGCCATGCTCACCGTTGTGACAGAAAGCGTACCTCCAAGGCTTCGGGGTCGTTTGGCTGTATGGTTACTGGAAGTCAGAGCTGGCGTATATGTAGGTGATGTATCCAGGAAAATTCGTGAGATGATCTGGTTTCAGGTTACCGAGTTAGCAGAAGATGGAAACGCGGTAATGATCTGGGCAACCAACACAGAATCAGGTTTTGATTTTCAGACATATGGTGAAAACCGGCGAATACCAGTGGACTACGACGGCTTACGACTAGTCTCTTTTTTACCACCTAAATAA